In Alphaproteobacteria bacterium LSUCC0719, the genomic window ATGGAGAACATGGTTGACACGATCTTCGAAGTATTAAGTACCAAAGCTGATGTAAAGGTTTCACCGGGGGCAGCACGATTTGCTGCCCAAATCATAATTACTCTGAACTTAAATTATACGCTCGGCGGGGCGCGGTTATTACCAACAAATGCGGAGGCTAGACACAGGGGACTAGCGCGCTCGGCCGCAGCACATATCGTCTGAAGCAGTGACGCGGATCAAAATTATTACGCCTAATTTTACTGATACAACATATCGAGAAGGCCAAAGTGCTCTAACGGTAAGTTAAAAATAAGGCATATTTATTCTGTTTAAATTACCCTCTCTCAAAAAAGAACCTCTCGGCAAATTTGGCCGACGGTTGAGAGTGAGCAAATCATAATGTGGAGCAGTAGCGCTCAGCTGAGGCAGTTTTTCTCGCGCGCAGGGAAAGCTCTTGCAGTTATTCCTTTTTTTTCGTGTTCTTACCCAAATTTGCCACCGGTGCAACAACGGATGCGTTGGATATGCCAGCACAGATATGTACAGGCTCGTACCAGAAAGTCAGATATACAGCGGACACAAACTACTTCGGCATCAATACAAATCCGCCAAATGGAAACGATGCATACGATGGCGATCTCGACAGCATTTATGATGATGCAGACATTAACTTCATCTCCCCATTTACTGACGGCGGTGCGCAAGGACCTTTACTCAATTCCATTTATACATGGGGTGCAGTGACTGCCTTGCCTACAACAACGCCGGGATCGAGCAGCCACAACACTCCTGATGAGACAGGTGGTGTAGCTGAGGCTGTCGTTTATTCATTCCGTGTCGAAGGTACTGCGAGTGCCGCGTCTACCGTATCGTATGCTGATAGCGCTAGTCATGATGTCATGCTTGTCACAGTGGAAAATGCATCTGGTGTTGTCCTTGCATCACAGTTCCTAGATGGCGACGGTGTCTCAGATTCAGTGCCGGGCGTTACTGCAAACACAAACTCAGGAATCAATTCTGGAACTCTTAGCTTCACCTATCCAGCCACCGGAGCAGCGTTTCTGAGATACTACGTTGTTGATCTCGGCGGCGGATATGGAAGCGTTTTGGACGGCGGATGCGTAGCTACCGTTTCCTCCGTTTCTGTTCCTTCTGATGGCAGCTACAAAGAAGGAGATACACTCAGCTTTACGGTGAACACGTCAGACAATGTGACAGTTGTAACCACTGGTGGCACACCTCAGATTGCTTTGACCATTGGGAGCACGACACGGCAAGCAACATATGCGTCTGGCACAGGAACGTCTTCGCTCGTATTTAGCTATACCGTTCAAGCAAGCGAGACAGACACAGATGGTATTGCCGTTGGCTCTTTATCTGCCAATGGTGGGACACTTAAAGACAGTGCTGGGAATGACCTTAATCTTACACTCAATAGTGTCGGCAGCACGTCCTCTGTCTTGGTCGACACTACAGCCCCAACCATCAGCTCTGTAAGTTTGAATGCGGCGAATGATGCATTGACGGTTACATTTGCTGAGGATGTCTATAACACAAACGGTGGCTCTGGAGATTTGGAGGTATCTGATTTTGCGATCTCTATTTCTGGTGGAACAGCAACAGTAACGGCCACACCGAGTTCGATCACAAAGACCTCCCAGAGTGTGTGGGTTCTTGGGGTCAGCACATCAGGAACGGCGGACGGGAATGAGACGCTGAGTGTTGTGCCGTCTGGAGCTGCAGCAATCTATGATGTGGCTGGCAATGCAGCGTCAACCACACAATCTAACAACACCGCGAGTTTGACGGAGAAGGTTGCTCCGACGATGACGATCACGGCAGCTGAGGTGAGTGATGGGGATGCATCCTCTGACGGCACTCTTTCACTGACGTTCACGTCCAGCGAGGCGACGACCACCTTTGCCGTTGGGGACATAACCGTTACTAATGGCTCAATTAGTAACTTCGCCTCAACATCATCAACTGTCTACACGGCTACTTTTACGCCAGCGGCGGATGGTGCCACAACGATTGATGTGGCTGGGGGTGCATTTACGGATGCTGCTGGCAACAACAACACTGCAGCCTCACAATTCAATTGGACCTATGATGCAACGGGTCCGACGATGACGATCACGGCAGCTGAGGTGAGTGATGGGGATGCATCCTCTGACGGCACACTCTCTCTGACNNNNNNNNNNNNNNNNNNNNNNNNNNNNNNNNNNNNNNNNNNNNNNNNNNNNNNNNNNNNNNNNNNNNNNNNNNNNNNNNNNNNNNNNNNNNNNNNNNNNTCACGCCAACAGCAGCTGGGGCCACGACGATTGATGTGGCTGGTGGTGCATTTACGGATGCTGCTGGCAATAACAATACCGCCGCAACCCAGTTTAATTGGACCTATGATGTTACGGGTCCGACGATGACGATCACGGCAGCTGAGGTGAGTGATGGGGATGCATCCTCTGACGGCACACTCTCTCTGACATTCACTGCCAGCGAGGCAACCTCTAACTTTGCCGTTGGGGACATAACCGTTACCAACGGCTCCATCAGTAACTTCGCCTCAACATCATCTACTGTCTATACGGCTACCTTCACGCCAACAGCAGCTGGGGCCACGACGATTGATGTGGCTGGTGGTGCATTTACGGATGCTGCTGGCAATAACAATGCCGCTGCTACACAGTTTAATTGGACGTACTC contains:
- a CDS encoding Ig-like domain-containing protein, with product MPAQICTGSYQKVRYTADTNYFGINTNPPNGNDAYDGDLDSIYDDADINFISPFTDGGAQGPLLNSIYTWGAVTALPTTTPGSSSHNTPDETGGVAEAVVYSFRVEGTASAASTVSYADSASHDVMLVTVENASGVVLASQFLDGDGVSDSVPGVTANTNSGINSGTLSFTYPATGAAFLRYYVVDLGGGYGSVLDGGCVATVSSVSVPSDGSYKEGDTLSFTVNTSDNVTVVTTGGTPQIALTIGSTTRQATYASGTGTSSLVFSYTVQASETDTDGIAVGSLSANGGTLKDSAGNDLNLTLNSVGSTSSVLVDTTAPTISSVSLNAANDALTVTFAEDVYNTNGGSGDLEVSDFAISISGGTATVTATPSSITKTSQSVWVLGVSTSGTADGNETLSVVPSGAAAIYDVAGNAASTTQSNNTASLTEKVAPTMTITAAEVSDGDASSDGTLSLTFTSSEATTTFAVGDITVTNGSISNFASTSSTVYTATFTPAADGATTIDVAGGAFTDAAGNNNTAASQFNWTYDATGPTMTITAAEVSDGDASSDGTLSLT